In the genome of Campylobacter showae CSUNSWCD, the window TGGCAAAGATCGTGATTTTTGTGCGGGTTTTGCGAGCGAGGCTTAAAATTTTGGCGCGGTTTTTCGGACTAAATGTAAATAAAATCTCGTACTCCTCGCCGCTATTTAGCTCTTGCTTACTTAGCCGCTTGATAAATTTAGCACCACACCGACTCTGCGCGCAAAGCTTGGCTAGATCAGTGCAAAGCCCGTCTGAGACGTCCATAGCGGCGTTTATCTTATCCGCTGCGGCATAGAAAAATTTATCTTTTAAAACGGGTCTTTTAAAGCGTGAATTTGACGCGATCCGCCCGCCGTTTAAAAGCGTCCTAAGACCTTTTAGACTCTGACCTAGCTCGCCGGTAAAAGCGACTAGATCGCCTTTTTTCGCGCCGCTTCGCAAAACCGCCTTGCCGCAAAGCCGAGAGATAACGGTAACGCTAAGTAAAATTTTATCGCTGCCGATCGTGTCGCCGCCGATGATAGTTACGCCGTATTCGTCGCAAACGTCCGCAAATCCCTTGCGTAGCGCCGATATCTGCGCCGCGCTCGTTTTTTTGGGCAGCCCAAGCCCCAAAAGCGCAAATTTAGGCTCGGCGTTCATCGCGACGGCATCGGAGAGATTTACGAGCATCGCCTTGCGCGCGATCTCCTCCATGCTAAGCCAGCCTGCTAGGAAGTGCGTCCCCTCGCAAAAAAGATCCTTGCTATACACCCACTCTCCGCGCTCATGCGCCACTACAGCGCCGTCGTCGCCGATGAAGGAGTTGCTAAATTTATCGATTATTAGGCGTTCTTTATCCATTTTGCGATTTTATAAAATTCGGGCTAAAAAGGCGCTTGAAAAACAAATTTATTTAAGCGGCTCGGCAAATTTAACCTCTCAAATTTGCCGAGTTTAAAAATCTATCCGAAAATCTCAAATTTGCTAAACAGCTCTGGCTCATCTTTCACCACGCCACGCTTCACAAGAGTAGCCACCACTTCGCGGTCGCAGTCAGTTTGCATAGGCCAGCCACGTGTATAGCCCTCTAGCTCGTCCTTGCTCGTCGCATCTACGCAAAAATGCTCGCCATCTGCGTAGATATCACGCATGGCGTCGATGTTATTTGTCACGCGCCAAAGCAGCATATATGGGTTTTCCAGGCGGTTTTCGGGACCGACGAAAACAAGTAGTTTAAAGTGCTCTTTAAATTTCAAAAGCTCATCAAAAACCTCTTTTACTAGGCGATTTTTGTCAAATTTGACGACGCAAATCGGTGTTTTGGTGTTTGTTTTAAACTGCACGAGCTGCGTTAAATTTGGCTCTACTTCTTTAAATTTAGCAAGTAGCGCGGCATCATCCAAAAGCACGGGCGCAGGCGTAGAAAAGTCCTGCGTAGCGTCGATTCCCAGCTTACCGCCAAAGCACGAGTTTGGGCTCGCGTGATCAAGCTGATCGCACACGCCCTCGCTGATTAGTAGGCTTTTATCGCCGAAACGGTTTAAAATATACTCCGTAAGCGCGTCATAATCGCTCAAATTTGGCCCATCCTCGCCCACAAAAACCGCGTGTTTGACGAAGCTCATCTGCCCCACGCCCCAAAACGCGTGCATCGCCTGCTTTGCGTGCGCTGGATAAAGGGCATTTATCTTAGCTAGGATAAGGTTGTGAAAGACGCCATTTTCAGGCATGTTGTAGTCAAGTAGCTCAGGCACGGTCGTTCGCAAAAGTGGTAAGAAGATGCGCTCCGTCGCCCAGCCCATGTACTTATCTTCAAGCGGCGGCTTGCCAACTACGGTCGCGTGAAACAGGGGCTCACGCTTGCTAGTTATCGCCGTGACCTCCATCACCGGAAACGGCTCGATCGGTGTATAAAAGCCGGTGTGATCGCCAAACGGTCCCTCAAGCTCAAATTTATCCGTATCAACAAAGCCCTCGATCACGTAGTCCGCGTCGTGCGGGACGTAAATTTCATTAGTGAGCGACTTTACTAGCTTTGCTGGCTCTTTACGGATAAAGCCATAAAGCAGCAGCTCAAAGACGCCCTTTGGCAGCGGAGCCTGACCGCACCAGATATATAGCGGATCGCCACCGATCGCTACTGAGACTGGCATCTTTTTACCCGCACGCTTATACTCGTGAAAGAAATTTGCGCCGTCTTTGTGTATCTGCCAGTGCATACCAAGGCGGTTTTTATCATAAATTTGCAGTCTATACATGCCTAAATTTTGCAGCGCGCCATCTAGGCTTTGCGTATAGACCTGCCCCATCGTGATAAAAGCGCCTCCGTCATGCGGCCAGGTCTTTAGCGCAGGCAGGCTCAAAAGATCGGCCTGCTCGCCTATAAATTTGACCTGCTGGCACTCGCCCTCGCCCTTTAGCCTTTTGGTAAATATCTTTCTCATATTAAAAAGATAAGATAAAAAGTCAAGCTTTTCTTTGAAATTCTCAGGTTTTTTGGGCTTTAAAAGCTTTTCTATCTCGCTTGCGATCTCGTCTGGCTCGCGTCCAAAGATAAGCTCTAAAGCGCGCTTTGAGCCGTAGATGTTTGTTAGCACGGGGGCAAATTTACGCCCCGTTTTTTTGCAGATGGGATTTGTAAAAAGTAGCGCCTGCGAGTTTTCGCGCTTGACCTCGATGTAGCTTGCGTGCGCGATCTCCAGATCGATATCCGCGGGCTCGTAGATGACGCGCAACAGGCCGTTATCTTTTAGAAGCTTGATATAGTCCATATTTCGCCTTTTTGATTTTTGGGCGATTTTAGCCAAAAATAGCTGAAAAAGGCGAAGTAAAGCCTAAAATGGTTATTTATCGCACGCGCCGATAGCTCGCAAGATGGCGATCATACCCTCGGCCGCCACGTCGTTCGTGATCTTGCCAGCGTCGTTAAAATAGTAAAAATTCATCACTCTAGCGCTAAATTTACGCCCAGTCGCTACAACGCCCGCAAAGTCATACTCATGCGTACCAGTGCAGAGCCAATACACCGCCACGCAGCGCTCGTCGGCCACCATGTCTTGCATCGCTCACTGCACATCAGGAAAACTATCTCGCATCATCTTTACTACCGCAAAGTACCCCTCTCCGCCGTAAAGCGGCTCCGGCGAAGCAGGCGTGAGAAATGGCGCCTTGGGATCTACCAGCTCTTTTAGAGTCGCCGCGTCTGCGCTGTTTATAGCTTTTTCAAAGCGCTCCACCCAGGCTTTTATTTTGCGATATTTTATCTGCGTTTTGGCTTGCGGCATTTAGCGTACCAGGTAGCGCCACAGCTCCCGAAACGGCGGCAAATTTTAGAAAATTTCGTCTTTTCATCTTGTCTCCTTTTAAAAATATCCAACATCAAATTTTACCCACAAATTTGATTTAAGTCGTATTAAAAAAGATAGCATTTAGAATTTGATCAAAGCCGCTCTGTCATTATAAACTCGCCAGGGCTTATCTGAGGCAGATCAGCCTCGTTTTGGACGCGCAAAAGTCGAGTCTTATTATCTGTCACGCCACTGATAATAAGTTTAAAAATTTATCCTATTTATAGGCGTGTGATAGGTGCAACTTTTTAGTATCGGCCTGCGTTACTTCGCCGTTTTTAGAAGTGAGTGAGATACGAAATATCCTGCTAGACTATTCGCTTTGCCCAAGCTTTGCGATGTTTATCTAGTCAAATTTACCCGGCGAGTAAAAGTTATTTTTGAGGCAGTCTCGCATTTCAATCTTCAAATTTGAGCTTTTGTAAAAATTTTTATAAGTAAAAAGCTAGTGCACGGGCTCTAAATCAATCTACGCAAAAAGTGAGGAGATAAAGAGCCCATGCGGATTTCCCTCACGAATTAGCCATCTCCTCGGCGCGTTTTAGCAGCTCTTTTGCGCCCCTGCCGATAAATATCCGTCCAAGCGCGGCACCCACACTCTTCCACTCGCTTTTTTGCGCGACGATATTTTCACGTATGCTCTCGCTGCCGTCGGGTAGTCCCACTACCGCGCGTATCTCGATCTTGTCGCCGTTTAAATTTGCATTTACGCCGATAGGCACCTGGCAGCCGCCCTCTAGCATCGCAACAAAATCACGCTCCACGGTCGTCTCTATCACGGCTTTTTCGTCTTTTAGAAACTCTATCAAATTTAAAATTTCAGCGTCATCTCTAGCCTCGATGCCTAGCGCACCCTGCCCCATCGCAGGAACCATCTGATCTAGCTCAAACGGCACGATATGCACGACTTCGGAGCGTAAATTTAAGCGGTTCACGCCCGCCATCGCTAGGATAATGGCGTCAAATTCGCCCTCTTTTAGCTTGCGCAGGCGTGTTTGGACGTTGCCTCGCAGCGAGATTATCTCAAGATCGGGCCGCATCGCTAAAAGCTGCATTTTGCGGCGTAGGCTCGTAGTGCCTACTCGCGCGCCCTCGGGCAGATCCTCAAATTTAGCGTATTTTTCGCTTAGCATCGCGTCCCTAACGTCCTCGCGCGAGCAGATCGCGGCCAGCACCAGCCCCTCTGGAAAAACGACAGGCACGTCTTTTAGACTATGTACGGCGATGTGCGTTTCGCCGCTTAACATGCTATCTTCTAGCTCTTTTGTAAACAGTCCCTTGCCGCCGATCTTTGCTAGCGGGGTGTCAAGGATCACGTCGCCTTTGGTTTTCATGCCTGTTAGCTCGACCGCGATTTGCGGATAGCGTGATAGAATTTTATCCCTGATATGCTCGCTCTGCCACATCGCCAGCACGCTTTTTCTCGTTGCGATTTTTAGTTTTTCCATATTTGCCTCTTTTCTTCTACGACTTCGACGTCAATGATCTCGCCATCATCGCGCGGTTTGTCACGTCCGCTTTCAAATTTTCCGTAATAATATTCGCTCCCGCCCTTGCGTTCGCCGCCGTTTTTTAAATTTGCAAAAAATGCGACCGCTACGATCGCCGCGCCCAAAACGTCGGTGATAAGCCCCGGGATAAACATAAAAAATCCCCCGATCGCCATACCTACGCTACTAAAAACGTCTGCGGGCTTAAAAAATGCGATATTGCTCGTGAGCTGAAAAAATCCGACACGAAATATAAAAAATAGTCCCAAAACGGCCGACGCGATGACCTCTAGGACTAAATTTAAAAATCCGTACGCGTGGATGAAAAAATACGCCGCTACGATCTCCAAAATGACGTAGGGCGTAAAAAAATGCCTTATCATAAGCTCTTTAGTCGCGC includes:
- a CDS encoding ester cyclase, with product MQDMVADERCVAVYWLCTGTHEYDFAGVVATGRKFSARVMNFYYFNDAGKITNDVAAEGMIAILRAIGACDK
- a CDS encoding twin-arginine translocation signal domain-containing protein, giving the protein MFLKGDKMKRRNFLKFAAVSGAVALPGTLNAASQNADKISQNKSLGGAL
- a CDS encoding thiamine-phosphate kinase; translated protein: MDKERLIIDKFSNSFIGDDGAVVAHERGEWVYSKDLFCEGTHFLAGWLSMEEIARKAMLVNLSDAVAMNAEPKFALLGLGLPKKTSAAQISALRKGFADVCDEYGVTIIGGDTIGSDKILLSVTVISRLCGKAVLRSGAKKGDLVAFTGELGQSLKGLRTLLNGGRIASNSRFKRPVLKDKFFYAAADKINAAMDVSDGLCTDLAKLCAQSRCGAKFIKRLSKQELNSGEEYEILFTFSPKNRAKILSLARKTRTKITIFAKITKGKFKSNARNHHF
- a CDS encoding FxsA family protein, which gives rise to MIRHFFTPYVILEIVAAYFFIHAYGFLNLVLEVIASAVLGLFFIFRVGFFQLTSNIAFFKPADVFSSVGMAIGGFFMFIPGLITDVLGAAIVAVAFFANLKNGGERKGGSEYYYGKFESGRDKPRDDGEIIDVEVVEEKRQIWKN
- a CDS encoding menaquinone biosynthesis decarboxylase → MDYIKLLKDNGLLRVIYEPADIDLEIAHASYIEVKRENSQALLFTNPICKKTGRKFAPVLTNIYGSKRALELIFGREPDEIASEIEKLLKPKKPENFKEKLDFLSYLFNMRKIFTKRLKGEGECQQVKFIGEQADLLSLPALKTWPHDGGAFITMGQVYTQSLDGALQNLGMYRLQIYDKNRLGMHWQIHKDGANFFHEYKRAGKKMPVSVAIGGDPLYIWCGQAPLPKGVFELLLYGFIRKEPAKLVKSLTNEIYVPHDADYVIEGFVDTDKFELEGPFGDHTGFYTPIEPFPVMEVTAITSKREPLFHATVVGKPPLEDKYMGWATERIFLPLLRTTVPELLDYNMPENGVFHNLILAKINALYPAHAKQAMHAFWGVGQMSFVKHAVFVGEDGPNLSDYDALTEYILNRFGDKSLLISEGVCDQLDHASPNSCFGGKLGIDATQDFSTPAPVLLDDAALLAKFKEVEPNLTQLVQFKTNTKTPICVVKFDKNRLVKEVFDELLKFKEHFKLLVFVGPENRLENPYMLLWRVTNNIDAMRDIYADGEHFCVDATSKDELEGYTRGWPMQTDCDREVVATLVKRGVVKDEPELFSKFEIFG
- the hemC gene encoding hydroxymethylbilane synthase, with product MEKLKIATRKSVLAMWQSEHIRDKILSRYPQIAVELTGMKTKGDVILDTPLAKIGGKGLFTKELEDSMLSGETHIAVHSLKDVPVVFPEGLVLAAICSREDVRDAMLSEKYAKFEDLPEGARVGTTSLRRKMQLLAMRPDLEIISLRGNVQTRLRKLKEGEFDAIILAMAGVNRLNLRSEVVHIVPFELDQMVPAMGQGALGIEARDDAEILNLIEFLKDEKAVIETTVERDFVAMLEGGCQVPIGVNANLNGDKIEIRAVVGLPDGSESIRENIVAQKSEWKSVGAALGRIFIGRGAKELLKRAEEMANS